TCTGCTTCAACTTCCGTTGATTTCCCAAGGTGAGTTCTTGTGCTTTttatagagagaaaaaaatctcatttttgtcTTTGTTCCATGCCTCAAATGGAGTCTTTTTCATCCACTGAGTGAGTCCTTGTTGTGTTTCAACTTCTATTGATATCCCAAGTTGACTTCTTGTTCTTCAAATAGAGAAGGAAAAGGTCTCATCTTTTAGTTTGTTCTTACTATTTGAACACTTGTTGTTATCGTCCATCTTTCGTTTCGTTCTAAGCTTCAAATGGAGTGTTTTTATGTGAAGTGGAACAAGCTTTGAAGCACAGCATGGGTTGTGGAATCAGTGTTTGCTTTGTATTCTTCTTGCTTTTTTCCTTCAATTGCTTGGCTtctcagcagcagcagcagcagcagaagcCAAACACTGATGGATTCTATGTCTCTGATTTCCTGGAAAAAATGGGTGTCATGGTGTCTATTTTCACCcaagcttcatcttcttctgtTTGTTCATGGAAAGGTGTTGTTTGTGATGCCAAACAAGAGAGAATCACTCAATTTGTGGCTTCTGGAATTGGCCTTTCAGGTTCTATGCCTGAGAACACCATTGGCAAGCTCACTAAGCTCCAAATATTGGATCTTAGCAACAATGGCATCACAAGCTTGTCTTCTGACTTTTGGGGCATTGGGAGTTCTCTCATAAAGCTCAACTTCTCTTCAAACAGGATCAATGGCTCCCTTCCTAACAACATTGCCAACTTTGGCATGTTGGAAAGCTTAGACCTTTCCTACAATGCCTTCTCTGGTGAGCTTCCGACCTCTCTTGGATCTCTTTCGAGCTTGCAAATTGTCAATCTGAGTGGAAATATATTCCATGGGAGTTTTCCTGCTGAATTTCTTGGCTGTAAGTCTCTGGTTACTATCAATCTCTCATTGAATTCAATCAATGGCACAGTTCCTGATGAATTTGGCAATGCATTCAAGAAACTCCAAAGATTGGATCTTTCTGGGAATGAGATTCATGGCAGAATACCCAATTTTTCAGGGCTCCAGTCACTGTTATATCTGAATCTTTCAAACAATTTGTTTCAAGGTTCAGTCCGCGGAGTTTTTCAGCAATCTTTGCAGTTTATAGACCTCAGTAATAACCAGCTTCAAGGCCACATTTCTGAGGTAAATTATAATCCTATGAATTCTTCCAGCTTCATTTCATCGTCATTGATTCATCTTGATTTGTCTCGAAACCAACTGAGTGGTGAGTTTTTCAAAGATTTAGGGCAAGCGCAAGCTTTGAAATATCTGAATCTTGCATTCAATAGATTTTCTCATCAGAGTTTTCCGTCAATCGGAAACCTCTCTAGTCTCGAGTATCTAAACTTGTCGAGAACTAGTCTCATTGGTCGAATTCCGGCTGATGTATCCAAATTGTATACATTGAAGACATTAGACCTTTCACAGAATCATTTAGTTGGTCGAATCCCCGATTTAAGGTCTAGAAACTTGAATGTTTTGGATGTGTCCATGAACAATCTCACTGGTGAAATTCCAATGCCATTGCTACAAAACTTAGTCCAGATGTTGTACTTCAATTTCTCATACAACAACCTCACTCTCTGTGATGTAAAATTTTCTCATCAAGTGCTCAACACTGCATTCATTGGATCACAAAACAATTGTCCGATCGCAGCCAACCCAGATATTATCAGAAGAAAGCAAGTGAATCATAAGGGTCTGAAACTGGTCTTAGTTGTGTCTCTATCGGCTTTCTTCTTACTGGTTGGATTGGTGTGCCTTGCATTTGCTTGTCGAAGACGAACCAGATCATGGGCAGCCAAGCAACTCTCGTACCATGAGGACCAGAATATTTCGGGGCCATTTTCTTTTCAGGCAGATTCAACAACTTGGGTTGCCGATGTCAAACAAGCAACATCAGTGCCTGTTGTTATATTTGAGAAGCCACTGTTGAACTTCACATTTGCAGACCTCTTGGCCGCAACGTCACATTTTGATCGGGGGACATTGTTAGCTGAAGGGAGGTTTGGGCCAGTATACAGAGGATTTCTGCCTGGAGGAATTCATGTTGCCGTGAAGATTTTAGTTCATGGATCAGTGTTAACAGAACAAGAAGCTGCAACCGAGCTTGAGAAGCTTGGCAGGATCAAACACGCGAATCTCGTACCTTTGACTGGTTACTGCTTGGCCGGGGATCAAAGAATCGCGATATATGAGTATATGGAGAATGGCAACCTGCAGCATTTGCTTCATGACTTACCCTTAGGAGTGGGAGCTGCCGAGGAGTGGAATGCAGATACATGGGAGGATGATAATGATGGTGTTCGGAGCTTCACGAATGAAGGACTAACGACGTGGAGGTTCAGACATAAGATTGCATTAGGCACGGCACGAGCATTGGCTTTTCTTCATCACGGATGCTTCCCTCAAGTAATTCACAAAGACGTGAAGGCTAGCAGTATTTATCTCGACTCGGCATTGGAACCAAGATTATCTGATTTCGGTTTGGCAAAGGTTGTTGGTAGCAGCTTGGAGGAAGAGCTCGCTCATGGGTCTCCGGGGTATACTCCGCCGGAGTTCACTAATTCAGATACTTGTTCTGCAACTTCAAAGTCTGATGTATATGGATTCGGTGTTGTTTTGCTTGAGCTAATGACTGGAAAGAAGCCTCTAGGCGATGAGTATCCAGACGAGAAGGAAAGCAGTTTGGTGGCATGGGCAAGAGCATTAGTGAGAAAGAACCAGGCAAACAAAGCAATCGACCCGAAGATCAGGGATACGGGATTGGAGAAGCAAATGGAGGAAGCATTGAGGATTGCTTATCTATGTACTGCCGACTTACCCTCCAAACGACCATCGATGCAGCAAATTGTAGGACTCCTGAAGGACATCGAGCCGAGTATTCCTGAACATTGAATTGTATATTGTAACAGTGACAACTACTTGAATCTGAAACTCTCTTGTTCACTTGTGTTTCTGCAGATTCTCTATTGTGTCACTGTAATCTAAAATGCAGTAATTGTTTTTAATGGTATCACTAAGTTTTTGCAgtatttcatatcatatcaATTTCTATTATTGAACCTGCAAT
This portion of the Dioscorea cayenensis subsp. rotundata cultivar TDr96_F1 chromosome 3, TDr96_F1_v2_PseudoChromosome.rev07_lg8_w22 25.fasta, whole genome shotgun sequence genome encodes:
- the LOC120255068 gene encoding probable LRR receptor-like serine/threonine-protein kinase At2g24230 isoform X2, with the protein product MGCGISVCFVFFLLFSFNCLASQQQQQQQKPNTDGFYVSDFLEKMGVMVSIFTQASSSSVCSWKGVVCDAKQERITQFVASGIGLSGSMPENTIGKLTKLQILDLSNNGITSLSSDFWGIGSSLIKLNFSSNRINGSLPNNIANFGMLESLDLSYNAFSVPDEFGNAFKKLQRLDLSGNEIHGRIPNFSGLQSLLYLNLSNNLFQGSVRGVFQQSLQFIDLSNNQLQGHISEVNYNPMNSSSFISSSLIHLDLSRNQLSGEFFKDLGQAQALKYLNLAFNRFSHQSFPSIGNLSSLEYLNLSRTSLIGRIPADVSKLYTLKTLDLSQNHLVGRIPDLRSRNLNVLDVSMNNLTGEIPMPLLQNLVQMLYFNFSYNNLTLCDVKFSHQVLNTAFIGSQNNCPIAANPDIIRRKQVNHKGLKLVLVVSLSAFFLLVGLVCLAFACRRRTRSWAAKQLSYHEDQNISGPFSFQADSTTWVADVKQATSVPVVIFEKPLLNFTFADLLAATSHFDRGTLLAEGRFGPVYRGFLPGGIHVAVKILVHGSVLTEQEAATELEKLGRIKHANLVPLTGYCLAGDQRIAIYEYMENGNLQHLLHDLPLGVGAAEEWNADTWEDDNDGVRSFTNEGLTTWRFRHKIALGTARALAFLHHGCFPQVIHKDVKASSIYLDSALEPRLSDFGLAKVVGSSLEEELAHGSPGYTPPEFTNSDTCSATSKSDVYGFGVVLLELMTGKKPLGDEYPDEKESSLVAWARALVRKNQANKAIDPKIRDTGLEKQMEEALRIAYLCTADLPSKRPSMQQIVGLLKDIEPSIPEH
- the LOC120255068 gene encoding probable LRR receptor-like serine/threonine-protein kinase At2g24230 isoform X1, which encodes MGCGISVCFVFFLLFSFNCLASQQQQQQQKPNTDGFYVSDFLEKMGVMVSIFTQASSSSVCSWKGVVCDAKQERITQFVASGIGLSGSMPENTIGKLTKLQILDLSNNGITSLSSDFWGIGSSLIKLNFSSNRINGSLPNNIANFGMLESLDLSYNAFSGELPTSLGSLSSLQIVNLSGNIFHGSFPAEFLGCKSLVTINLSLNSINGTVPDEFGNAFKKLQRLDLSGNEIHGRIPNFSGLQSLLYLNLSNNLFQGSVRGVFQQSLQFIDLSNNQLQGHISEVNYNPMNSSSFISSSLIHLDLSRNQLSGEFFKDLGQAQALKYLNLAFNRFSHQSFPSIGNLSSLEYLNLSRTSLIGRIPADVSKLYTLKTLDLSQNHLVGRIPDLRSRNLNVLDVSMNNLTGEIPMPLLQNLVQMLYFNFSYNNLTLCDVKFSHQVLNTAFIGSQNNCPIAANPDIIRRKQVNHKGLKLVLVVSLSAFFLLVGLVCLAFACRRRTRSWAAKQLSYHEDQNISGPFSFQADSTTWVADVKQATSVPVVIFEKPLLNFTFADLLAATSHFDRGTLLAEGRFGPVYRGFLPGGIHVAVKILVHGSVLTEQEAATELEKLGRIKHANLVPLTGYCLAGDQRIAIYEYMENGNLQHLLHDLPLGVGAAEEWNADTWEDDNDGVRSFTNEGLTTWRFRHKIALGTARALAFLHHGCFPQVIHKDVKASSIYLDSALEPRLSDFGLAKVVGSSLEEELAHGSPGYTPPEFTNSDTCSATSKSDVYGFGVVLLELMTGKKPLGDEYPDEKESSLVAWARALVRKNQANKAIDPKIRDTGLEKQMEEALRIAYLCTADLPSKRPSMQQIVGLLKDIEPSIPEH